AAAGAAAATGTCCCTGGAAGCTTTTGCACACCCGTACATCGACATATTGGCAAACGGCTGGCGGCCCGCCAAAGAAGTAACATTTATTATTACGATTCGTGTAAATAAGTCTTGAAATTTACGCAAAAATGCGTTATTTATAAGAATGGCTGAGAAAAGATTCAAATCATAGTAACTCTTCCAAGTTTTCAGATCTACAAGTTCTGAAGCTTGTTTTAGGTCCCCTACGTGACCAGCGTTATGAAACAAATACCCGTACTCGATATTTGCATTATCAACGGACGTAAGAACTTCGTTAAACATTTCCGTATAGCCATCAAAATCAGTGGAGGACAAGTCGATCGCGAAAGTTAGAACTGTGAAAGATTTATCAGTTTCCAAAATGCAGTTCTTAGTTTTCTCCAAACCGTCCATAGAACGAGCGAGCAGAACAAAAATGGAGTTTGTGGCTAAGCGTTTGGACATTTCCACTGCGATAGTTTGCCCTATACCCTTGGAGGCGCCGGTGATGACGATTAGAGACTTTTTTGAGAAGTTAACAGCAACTGAAGTGGCCATGGCTGATATGTTAGAGGATAGCCTGCGAAgaaaaaacagtattttaaCCGGGATATGCGCAAGAAGACTTATTAAAACAAGCTTATTTAGCGCTATAAAGATAGATACAGTATCGTCgggataataataaaaatatctgcTCTAGTCAGTAGTAAAACCCGTTCGCACAGAAGCAACGTTTATCATTGCAGAGATGTTTCTAGAAATTCTTCGATGTAGACACTAGGTTTCCAACATAATCTACATGATATGCTATGACCTTGTTTTGAACATAACAATCTCATAAGATTTTAccatttatgtaaatttactATGCATGATTTAAATGATAGTTTTAATTTACCTTCTTCTTTAGACAATTGGTCGTGTTGAATAAGCTCCAAAACTTCTCCTTGATTGAGAGCCTGCCTATGGGGCAAAATTGTTCGTAACAATGCAGAATCACCTACAGGTTCCTCTAATGAAATTTGATCTGAATCACGTGTTGAATTCTCTGAAAGCAATTGTCTCATGTAGAGTTCTTTCCTTGCAACTAGTTGCTGAAGAATGTCAGGCCTGGATTGTAGCTTAAGTAGTCTAGACTctgaaaagtaataaattattaaaataaatgatgttataaaataattttccctaTATAGATAAAGTTGTTTATTACGACCAAGCAAGAAAATAATTCATCAGTGATATGGAAGCGTTAATGCAGGATGTAGATGGCATGACGGGTAGCAAAACggtaaattttgtaatagAACAACGTAATAAAcaaacacataaaatattaaatggcgAGTGGTGGAATCTCTCACTCACAAATGGATATCGCTCATATAAAAGAAATCGACCGGCTTTTGCATATGGtcagaaaaatttacttatatgaatattttaagttgCGAGTTCCTTTACGCAGAAGAGGGTAGTATCTATGGAACTCCTCAAGAAATGTGATTCCTTATAAATGTTTCGTTGAAtataaattctaatttataaACTCGACGCTGGATTTGGGTTCAACATCAACTCCGAATATTGGTGCTGATGTTGCAATACGGTTTGGCAATTCAACTTACACTCTTAAAGCTGGTTTGGCATTGTGTTGCTTACCTAAACACAATATCTCATACGGTAAAGTAGCTTTACCGCACGCAAACCAAACTAGCAAGTGTGAGTATCCAAATTGTTTGAAGATGTTTCACAATGACATGCATATGGTAGAAATCTAGCGCATGTGTCCGTGCAAAGTTTGTGCCCTTAATATTTCACTCAACTTACAAAAAATAGTAAGGCTTATACACATGTAAGAGATAGGAAAAGTATCATAACTAACACACGCAAAACTGTTCTTTGAGTTTGATTAATTGCTGACTTTGGAATGACCTTGATATGCAAGCATCTGCAATAAGTGTATAGTAAAGcattactttgacatttattaagtaaataactattaaaattattacaaattacgattacttaaatttttgatttaatttgtatAGATACATAAATCATAGCTAGTATAACAGAGAAAAAATAACCATAGCGGTGCAGTCATGCAACTCAAACACCAATCCATATGTGATTCTACTGTCATCAAGGCTGTGTTGAAAAACCTATCTATATATATTATGCCACTAATGGATGGGTTTACTGGACTATCCTGTCTATTGGTTAGATGTAAATAAGCGACAaggaaaagaaataatatgGTAGTCAACCATTTAAAACAACTGGATGGAGCAATCAGTTGCATGGATTCCACCAAAATCAGTCACACTTTTTAAACACAAGAATATGATGAGTTAACACCTTAATTGCATCATTTTAAAGCTATGGATGTGTCAAGCATCAGCACAATGGACATGCATATGAAACATCAATTCCTGTGATTTCATAGTCATTGGTTACTGACTCATTTgctaaaaaacagaaataaagCTGCAACAAGCAATGCTACATCTACTTCTTCTACCTGGTTAATGGTGCTATTTGATTTAGTTAGTGATTTAGGGGCTATTAGTCAGATACCTACTCTCAATACTCACCAAGAGCCGCTAAATACTTTTTGTGGTCCGGCAACTTATCGGTGATTTCAGGCTGAAAGTTATCCTCGAactcagttaaaaatttttcatttatttcaatagaGGATTTTGAACACTGGCACTTTTTCCATGGGTCCATAACAAATGACGTATCCGCAgaaacaagaaaaacagaaaacaatttctaatGCAGATGGagatatcaaaaaattaaatttaaattgagttTCAATGTACACGTAAGACATTCATactcaaaaacaaacattagTAAACAGTCAGAAACAAAAACAGCTTATGTGGAATCCACCtaagtaaaaataactaataaacAAACAGAACGGTCCAAGTAAAGGTCAGTCGAATGTCAAGATAGAAACTAGAAATacagattaaaaataaaaggttAATAAATGACAAGTGTCATTGACATTAGACACATACTCACGGGCGCGTTCACAGTCTGTCAGAaagttagttaaaaaattacgaatcCTGTTTTAATTGGTCagctcaatattttacaattttctgttTTGCATGCGCCCAATTGAAATAACCGAAAAAGGATTAAACTAATTACAATTTTaggaataaaagtaattttatcttCTATTTCATATATTTAGTTTCGGAATTCACACATTTCATTAGGCTCTGAAAATGCTTTAGCTATTATATCTTTCTATTATTGgttattaatatataattaattagttttctcTTCTTCACCACACTATTCTGTATACTCAAGAGTCATGGTAATAGCGTCATGCATAAAATTCCTATAAATTCTAGAAATCTTACTCCTGGCTGTCTTTACAAGCCATCTAAGCCTTCTCCATAATTTTCTCAACATTTGTAACTGACTCTTATACCTTTTTCTCAtcttcaaataatatttatatattccaatttcagccaacaaaataagccctaaaaatatacagaagttgtattacaacatttttatttatcaccTTGTCATCACattatatacaaggtgtccttTTTAAGTGTGCGTACCATAGTTTTTTAAGCGGACggaagtaataataataacagtcAAACTGGAGAAACCAATTTTGTAGACATTTGATGTACCATTGACGATGTTGCGGTTTGTTGAAAGTCTTCAAAATCCTCGATACTTAAAAAGGACGACCTGTATATTATCAAGACCgcggaaaaattcaaaacatagTTCTCGGCAAGTACGTGAAAGAAACTCATTTATAATTCAatcaatgattttttgaaaaagttgtCAGGCAGATCTCcctttatttttgaatgtgtATCTTTTCAATAACAACTGAAATTTACAGAACGTGTCACACCTTAGTTATGACGTTcaggttaatttttttaaataggaagacttagtatttttaattgatattgtGGAtccacaaaaaatttaaatgcataCGATAATATATCATCCTTCATTCGAAGTGTTTATACAAAACTGGACACCTGTCCTagattgttttcaaaaataagcgTCTAAACTATCAATGATTTTGTTCCATATTTTTGCAGCACAATATATAGTAGACAGAGTGTCTCTACAAGATctatacaaaattctaccacaaaTTCCAAACGCGaaaacattttacaatttagTTTAGTCCAAAGATggacggttttcaaaatacaagacgccaaaatgaaaattaaacaaaacagaaaaaattaataacttcatTTGTAATGGTACTATCTAAACACATTTGCGTATCAAAAGGTTTTTGAGGATGAGAAATTAGAATCTGTTTACACTTTCGATTCGCATTGTAGAGCGGTAGGTGAGCTCTCTTTAACggaacataacttttttattacccggtataaaatttgtttatgcctctaaatttgtgttttcctataTATTCTATAAACAAAAGATGTCTTGATACAAGTCTCTATGGACATtcctttttgagatatttgaagttttaagtTCGCTgcatatcttgaaaaataattttaaagtggatatttattcgtacagttgaaatgaaaaaaaaaacaagacattccattaatttttaattctcattgtttctcaaatattcccgtttttatttgactatataacaatgttttattatttattttgctataCTGTACAAATgtactttaaagttattttttatgacatgcagagaaatttaaacttcaaatatctcaagttGGAACGCCCTTGGGGACTTGtatcaagattttttttttataaaacatgtACGAAAACACAAACTTAGTCATTACTAAGCCGTATACtgaatgttaaaaaagttgtgcCTCTTTAAATAGAGTTTACCTAAAACAGACGGCGCCCTTTAAAATGTGGATCGAAAGAATAAATGGATTTTGATTTCTCACTCCTAACCTCCACCCCTAAGTGCCATTGTGTTTAGATAATAccattataaacaaaataattctttttttttcaattttttagttttcactTTGTTGTACTTTCGGATTAATGTAAATCGGGTTAAAGACTCAAGTTTTCACCTCaaaaatttgtggaaaaattttatacagacTTTTAGAGATACATTGTAAAACGAGCATGAAGCAGGTAATTTGttgcataaaacaaaaatcgcAAAGCCAATCCAAAGGCGAAACCTGCGGATTCGCGAGTACTGAAATCAGCTTTGACCGAAAATTAAAGTAGAAGCAACTAccgtatttaaatttcacattaCAATAGATTTAAATCAAACACTACTTGTTAAGAAATGTTTCATTCCATAATACTGTAATGGGGTAAGtgattttgatatttgatttGGAAGACAAAATTTCACGTAAGTGAGAACTTTTCAGtggaatatttataaaaaataatttgagttCCCACCGGAAAATATATTTCCGATAAAGAGTAAATAAAATGGTCCCTGGACCATTTTCAAACTTATGGGTTTCAATTTATCGTCCTCAGTCGCTTTCGCccttttatttgtttcaacGTTAGTGGCTGTTGCTTCGTTCTCTCTCAGCTGGGCTTCTGgtatattttgttgttttcctaACTTTTCGTATTCATTTTCTGTCATTTTCGTTATAATTCCTGCCTCAAAATTTGCCATCAAACTGCAAAGAAAATGATGTAGCTCGTTATACTCTCTCATTGTACCAATGctgacattttattaatttcttctatGTATGGGCATCCCAGTTGCAAGGCAATGGCAGAGTAGGCAGTGTTAAGCTTTTCACtgagttgaaaatttttatggcCTAAAAAGTTGCTACCTCAAATAGTTTATTACACCTTTTTAgacaaatttttctattaccaAACCGttgaatatcaaaaaataatgtcTCTCGCCCTGCCATTACTGCGACGTTTCTCTTGTCTTTTACCAATTTCACCCCTTCCTCTACTGATTCAACTACATATTTGCTTTGACTTCTTTGCATTATATCCCAAATTTCACCATAGATTCCGCTTCCATtctaaatgttaattattttattgtaatagtCCATGTGTCTCCCTATAATCTATCTCACCTCAATTAATCCAAATGATGGACTATGCTTTTCAatgaaaagtttgaaattagTAGATTCCATaacgttttttaattgatacaAGTTGGTGATAGCTTTCTCTAAAATAAGTAAGAATCGTTTGATTCTTGCCACCTGTTTCAGTAAAGAAgaatgatattttatatttacctCTACCGGGTCTAGCAAGAAGTGAAGTTAGATTTGCTGAATACATGTCAGTGATAACGTAAGTCGCAGATACTGATAgaagaataatgaaaaatctcgCTTTGTGGGTGTTACTTGGTTCTTTTCCAGCTatgtaaagaaatgtttaatacAGCTTTCATATTGGGGTACTAGGAACACttattctaataatttttcgtCATTCTGGGGGGTTTTCTGTAGGGTGTCCCACAAACACTTGCACAAATGCCTCTGGGACTAAGGAAACGAGATTCTACATGGTGTCGtagtcatttttaattctctaaatTACGAGTAAATATCACACTTTTTGAGTTATACACTTAAAATCTTAGATGAAGTAAGAACTTAATCTGCATATTGAATATAATACCATAACTCCTCTCTGTTGTTACGAATTGTAATCAATAACTTAACAAAAAACCTAAACAGTGAATCTAACACATTTAAATTGatactttgacactctgtagAATGGAAACAGATTGCTGAACCGCTTGATTTTATCGACTAGCCCTCATAAACTCACCTGTGCTCCTGTTTCTGAGACACCCTAAAgattacaattttaaacagtttATACTtactttgtttcaaaaaaatagttattgtAAACCAGGTacaatcaaaaaataatcgtGCATGCGATCGTACCAAAAACCGAGGCTGCCAAGCATTCGGTAAGGCAATTAGGATGTACAAAAACGGCCCTACGATTAGGCATGTAAATCCTATTGCTGGCCAGACCTGGAACCATATTAGAACGCCAGAAAATAAGATGAAACggcttttaaataattttttttttgtacttgAACACTACAATATTTTACTAACTAAACTATTGTTATTACTAACTTTGTGGAAAATTTTCCACATACCTAGCAAGGAGCATTTCCATACAAGGTTAGTGTGTGCTTTGTATAcattaaatagaaataaaactcTAAGGTTTCAGGCGGTTGTCGTTGCAGCTTTATTCCTATATATGTGTAATATCAATGATTTTGATACTGATATAGATATAGAAATAGTGTTTATATCTATAAAAGAAATCACAGGTCACGAAGAATAATTATAAATGTGAGTTTATTAATGTGAAATGATAACAGAGCGGAGGACAGACCACGGATACAGCTTCTGAATTGTTAAAGATCAGCGAGGAGAAAGAGCACTAGTACATACTCTGCAATTcccttaaatataaaaagccTATGGTGATAAACCACGAGCTTGTCCTGGCCAAGGTGCCGCTAATGCAATCTACGCTATCCACCGCATTAAATTGTGACGCCTAACTAAGAATTGGTCCTTCATCGCCAATTTCGCCAAATGGCATTCGGACTGCAATTTAAGGACCGACAAAGTTTATTGCAGAGAAGTCCAATGCCGCAAAGCAAATGGTTGGGAATTTTCGTCTATCAGCTAATACCTACCACGGGCGTACCCTTAAGGGGATATCAATGCCCACGTGCCCCttcattaatataatttaaaattaataatataatatttagcTAATTACAATCCTACATATGTATACAGAGTTACTGAATAAGTGTCTAATATTTCGCAgagagatttttcaaaaatttttgagatggaatgttgttataaaaatgtattttaactcgtctcgttttcaagatacaaaatatcaaagttgacaaataaattacatattttttgaaaattttcgatctcttccaagtaattttatgaaatttcttaTCTGAGAGTTTTTTGAGATgagaaatacatatttattagcgatttagttgttttttataaaaaacGCCACGGATAACCATTAGGACGCTTTTAAACGgctataactttttttcacaCTGTATGTCATTTTCGATCAGAAAAATGTTATTCTCCAGTTCgattaaaaaaggtataccttattgtcgtcgctagaagcaaggGTTTCCGAGAAAAACGCATCTAAAGCTGATCATTTATGCTGATCATTTATGCTAATCATCTAAAAGTACTAAAATAACTTATTATCTTGCTTTTTATCCACAGAAACAATgaagtaacatttcaaaaactaaatacTGTTAGTTTTTAGTCAAAGTagtataaacttttttataattggaatgataatttatttttttaaagatattataaaataaggccatataaataataaaaatcacaataaGTATTGGAAATTACCTTTTTCTTGCGCTGTGCATGCATTCAATCCCTTTTCATTGAATTGGGAACTCTCTGAAAAATTCCAGGAGTATTTCAAATCGTTTGACATGAATCTTTTATCTCATTTCGGAGACTAAAAGTGTCCTATTAGTGGCTTGTGGAGCTCTTCAGAAGAAACTactaaattgttaataaatttaaatttctaattccAAACAAACACTagatacgaaatttcgtaaatttagtTGGAAGACAtcgaaatatattaaagaatatatgatttattttttcaactttgatacCTCGTATCATGAAAGCTAAACGAGCTAGGACACATGTTTATAAGACCTTTCCATcttaaaactacttgaaaaatcactctAAAAAATATCGGACGCTTATTCAATaactccctgtatattatattatctACTTCATAGATACATAgaccataaataataatcctctagaattattttaattatctgaaaaattcatttaaaactgattttaaactgaaaaaaatagtttgaaCAAACTGTCTAAAAAACCGGTAATATCCGTATTTCACCGTGAAAGTCAGTTGAAGGTGTAGACATGGTCAGAAAGAACAATATCCAGTTATATCCGGATTACGGATATTCCACTGCCACCACCAgtttaaaaagcatttttaagaACCGGTCATATCCGTATTCCACACATTCCGCAAGCAAGTTTTTTTAGCGTCTATTAAAGGGGATGTTCCAAGTATGTAGATCAATGAGTCAACACATGTAAGACAGAGTACGAAAATTTAGAGACATAAATTAGATAAAGATGTTAAAATGTgtaaaacaaatttgatccttcGTATATTCATCCTTGTTTCAGATTGCTAAGCCATACGACTCAGAGAAAGATAGAATGATAATTATCGGAGTAGTTTtctgaaa
This portion of the Euwallacea fornicatus isolate EFF26 chromosome 4, ASM4011564v1, whole genome shotgun sequence genome encodes:
- the LOC136350809 gene encoding sepiapterin reductase-like, which codes for MATSVAVNFSKKSLIVITGASKGIGQTIAVEMSKRLATNSIFVLLARSMDGLEKTKNCILETDKSFTVLTFAIDLSSTDFDGYTEMFNEVLTSVDNANIEYGYLFHNAGHVGDLKQASELVDLKTWKSYYDLNLFSAILINNAFLRKFQDLFTRIVIINVTSLAGRQPFANMSMYGCAKASRDIFFRVLALEQPNLTVLNYSPGPVLTDMFNSICDSAQSLDLRRSFQEVRNTSVLSASQTVTKLLNLLEEGQYKSGDTVDYFDRI